The following are from one region of the Vibrio hyugaensis genome:
- a CDS encoding SLC13 family permease has translation MPKMSANTLVKLLVCFLIPLGVLMMPIDAIPIDDLTLIQHRLLAIFLLAALLWVLEPVPVFATSILIIALELIMISDKGLHLFRNPPAGHDLGELIAYTDIFSAFSSPIIILFMGGFALAIAASKYELDNNLARVLLKPFGTQPKFIMLGLMLITAVFSMFMSNTATTVMMLALLGPIVASAPKGDLGIKALVLCIPIAANTGGIATPIGTPPNAIALQYLTGENSIDFLSWMMMGLPFVLVQLTLAWFLLQKLFPSSEPEMKLRLDGKFKKSWRAIVVYVTFAMTILLWMTTKVHGMNTYVVAIIPLAVFTLTGIMGKEELKLINWDVLWLVAGGIAIGIALDKTGLAEALAHAIDYESLSPFSVVIALSIVCWLMANFMSNTATANLLMPIAAAIGASMPSLVAIGGLQGLLVVVAFSASLGMILPVSTPPNSLAYSTGLIESKDMAKVGLIIGVIGLFIVYGAVLIIF, from the coding sequence ATGCCAAAGATGAGTGCGAATACACTGGTCAAGTTACTGGTGTGTTTTTTGATTCCGCTCGGTGTTTTAATGATGCCGATTGATGCTATACCAATAGACGACCTCACGTTAATTCAGCACCGTCTGCTGGCGATTTTCCTTCTCGCTGCGCTGCTATGGGTTTTAGAGCCTGTCCCCGTTTTTGCCACTTCAATTCTTATCATCGCACTGGAATTGATCATGATATCGGATAAAGGCTTACACTTATTTCGTAACCCACCAGCGGGGCATGATTTGGGGGAATTGATCGCTTACACGGACATCTTCTCCGCTTTCTCTTCTCCTATCATCATCCTTTTCATGGGGGGCTTCGCACTCGCTATTGCTGCCTCTAAATACGAGCTTGATAACAACCTTGCTCGTGTACTGCTAAAGCCGTTCGGCACTCAGCCTAAGTTCATCATGTTGGGCTTAATGCTGATTACCGCCGTGTTCTCGATGTTCATGTCTAATACGGCGACCACTGTCATGATGCTCGCATTATTAGGCCCAATTGTAGCATCGGCACCGAAAGGCGATTTAGGCATTAAAGCCCTCGTATTGTGCATTCCAATTGCCGCGAATACTGGTGGTATTGCAACGCCAATCGGTACACCGCCCAACGCGATTGCCTTGCAATACTTAACCGGAGAAAACAGCATCGACTTCCTATCTTGGATGATGATGGGATTACCTTTCGTCTTGGTGCAACTAACGCTGGCCTGGTTCTTATTACAAAAGCTCTTCCCTTCTAGTGAACCAGAGATGAAGCTGCGTCTGGATGGCAAGTTCAAGAAGAGTTGGCGTGCGATCGTGGTTTACGTCACCTTCGCCATGACTATCCTGCTGTGGATGACGACAAAAGTGCATGGCATGAATACGTATGTGGTCGCCATTATTCCACTCGCGGTATTCACTTTAACGGGCATCATGGGCAAAGAAGAACTTAAGCTAATAAACTGGGATGTGCTGTGGTTGGTTGCCGGTGGTATCGCCATTGGTATTGCCCTAGACAAAACTGGCTTGGCAGAAGCGCTGGCTCACGCCATTGACTATGAGTCCCTTTCTCCATTCTCTGTCGTCATCGCACTATCGATTGTGTGTTGGTTAATGGCGAACTTTATGTCCAATACCGCGACAGCGAACTTATTGATGCCAATCGCAGCCGCCATTGGCGCCTCCATGCCAAGTCTTGTTGCTATCGGTGGTTTGCAAGGGCTATTAGTTGTGGTCGCGTTCTCTGCTTCACTCGGTATGATTTTGCCCGTCTCTACACCACCAAACTCTCTCGCCTACTCTACTGGTTTAATTGAGAGTAAAGACATGGCGAAAGTCGGTTTAATCATCGGGGTGATTGGGCTCTTTATCGTTTATGGTGCGGTACTTATTATCTTTTGA
- the asd gene encoding archaetidylserine decarboxylase (Phosphatidylserine decarboxylase is synthesized as a single chain precursor. Generation of the pyruvoyl active site from a Ser is coupled to cleavage of a Gly-Ser bond between the larger (beta) and smaller (alpha chains). It is an integral membrane protein.) yields MDKIKVGLQYWIPQHGLTRLVGKLASAKAGGLTTAIIRWFIKQYNVNMDEAKHSDPKHFKTFNEFFVRELKEGARPIAEGEAVITHPADACVSQFGPIEDGQLIQAKGHNFSAQELLGGDETLAEEFQDGTFATLYLSPSDYHRVHMPCDGTLRQMIYVPGDLFSVNPLTAENVPNLFARNERVVCIFDTEFGPMAQVLVGATIVGSIEQVWAGTVTPPRGNTVYKWDYPAEGNKAVILKKGEEMGRFKLGSTVINLFAKDAITFDESMENGKPTVMGTPYAHQQ; encoded by the coding sequence ATGGACAAGATTAAAGTTGGACTGCAGTACTGGATCCCACAACACGGCCTAACGCGTCTAGTGGGTAAACTGGCTTCAGCTAAAGCTGGCGGTCTAACAACAGCAATCATTCGTTGGTTTATCAAACAATACAATGTGAACATGGATGAGGCGAAACACTCCGATCCAAAACACTTCAAAACGTTCAACGAGTTCTTTGTACGTGAGCTAAAAGAAGGCGCACGTCCAATCGCAGAAGGTGAAGCGGTGATCACTCACCCAGCAGATGCTTGTGTTAGCCAGTTTGGCCCAATTGAAGACGGCCAACTGATTCAAGCAAAAGGTCATAACTTCTCAGCTCAAGAACTGCTTGGCGGTGATGAAACACTAGCGGAAGAGTTCCAAGATGGTACTTTTGCAACGCTATACCTCTCACCTAGTGATTACCACCGTGTACACATGCCATGTGACGGCACGCTGCGTCAGATGATTTATGTACCTGGCGACCTGTTCTCGGTAAACCCACTAACGGCAGAGAACGTACCAAACCTATTCGCACGTAACGAGCGCGTAGTGTGTATCTTCGATACTGAGTTTGGTCCAATGGCACAAGTACTGGTTGGTGCAACCATCGTAGGCAGCATTGAGCAAGTATGGGCTGGCACTGTTACGCCACCACGCGGTAATACTGTTTACAAATGGGATTACCCTGCAGAAGGTAACAAAGCCGTTATCTTGAAAAAAGGCGAAGAAATGGGCCGCTTCAAGCTTGGCTCAACGGTTATCAACCTATTCGCTAAAGATGCCATCACATTCGATGAGAGCATGGAAAACGGTAAACCAACAGTAATGGGTACACCTTACGCGCACCAGCAGTAA